The Saliniradius amylolyticus DNA segment TGTTTTACCGGTAGCCGGGCTCAGATGGAGGCCTATCTGGACTTAGGCCTCTATATCGGTATTACCGGCTGGTTGTGCGACGATAAACGGGGCCAGACACTACGGGAAGCCGTTGCCCATTTGCCACTTTCCCGCCTGTTGCTTGAAACTGACGCACCTTATCTGGCCCCAAAAACCGTCCGTCCCCGAATCCGCCGAAATGAACCCCAGTACATGCCCGTCATCGCACAGGAGGTAGCCAGGCTCAGGCAGCAAGAGCTAAGCCTGGTGCAAGAGGCCGCCTGGCAAAACGCTACCACCTTGTTCGGGGGCGCCTCATTGTGATCCTCAACCTGAATGACCGACAGTTCTCACGGCTCTGGCTGGGGCTGACTGGCAGTACCTTTATCCTGTTTTTTATCGTCGCCACCTGGCAGTTCAGTCACACCCTCTCGGGAGGCGCACAAGGCAAAATCATAGGACAGGGCGTCCAGGTTCTGAAAGAGCCATCACAAGAGCTATCACTGGAAGACATCCGCCAACTACCTCAACAGCAATGGCAAAACCATTCCTCCACATGGTTGTCTTTTGGTATCAGTGCGACCCCCTACTGGTTCCGTTTTGAGCTTCCCTATGCATCACAAGAACGGATACTGGAAGTAGATTACGCCCTGACCGATGAGCTGGATGTATGGTTATTCGACAACAAGCGCCTGATAGCCCATTACCAAACGGGCGATCAAAAGCCCTTCGCCGAACGTCCGATTAATAGTGTGAACTTTTTATTTCCTATCCCGCCCAATGCCAATCCGGTAGAGGTCATCATTCGTGCCGATAACCAGGGGGCGATTCGGCTACCCACAAAACTGTGGCAATCGCATGAATTCATTAGTTTTAAAGCTGAGAAAAGCTGGCTTTTAGGCATTTTCTTCGGCTTCATCGTCGCTATCTTAATCAGCCATTTATTTATGTTTGTGACCACGGGCAATATTGGTTTCTTCACGTACTGTGGCTATCTACTGTTTGTGTTATTAACACTGATAACAATACTGGGTATTGGGTATAAATATCTATGGCCGGAGAGTGTCTGGTGGCAGAAACATGCATCAATGGTGTTCGCTAACCTGGCTTTAGTTTTTGGCGTTTTATTCAGCCGCGAACTATTACAAGTAAAGACCTACCGCCCCCGGCTAGATAAGGGCCTGAAAGGCTTGGTCATACTGTTCCTGGTCAGTGTGCTTGTCAGCTTTTGGCTACCTTACCCCTGGGTATTACAAATCTTTATATTGCTGATGATAACCGCAGTGACGACAATTTTAATTACTGGCATTAGCTTCTGGTTGAAAACACCGCTTCCAGCCACCCGGTTATATACCATGGGCTGGTTTATTATGCTGTTCTGCGCCTTACTCGCCCTGGCCGACAACATGGCCTTGATTGAAACCTCATTTCGCAGCCTGCATTTGCTTATGCTCGGTGTCACATTGGAAGTCATCTTGCTGTCCCTGAGTCTGGCCATGAGTTATCGCCAGAAACTACTGGAAGTCACTCAAGCCAAACACAGAGCTATGCGACTGGAACAGCAGCGTCTGGCGGCAGAAAAGCAAGCCCACGAAGCGCTCGAGTATAAAGTTGAGGAGCGCACGCTGGAGCTGGAGGTTGCACTTAGGGAGCTGTCGGAGAAAAATCGCGAGCTGGAAGAATACACCACCAAGGATGCATTAACCGGTATTCGTAACCGTCGGCATTTTGACAAGAAATACCTGGCCGAAGTACGCCGCAGTCGGCGTCAGCGGTTTCCTTTGAGCATTGTGATGGTCGACATCGATCACTTTAAATCTGTCAATGATAAGCATGGGCACAGGGTCGGCGATGAATGTTTAAAGCAGGTAGCGCAAATGCTGGCACGGGCGCTGAACCGCCCCGGCGACGAGGTCTGCCGGTACGGTGGCGAAGAGTTTGCCATGGTATTGCCAGACACCGACCTCGACGGTGCCAGGCAATTGCTTGAAAGCGTCCGCCAGAGCATTGCCGAAACCCCATTTAAGGTTCAGCAAGACACATTAGCGATGACCATTAGCGCTGGCGTCAGCTGTGCCGTGTGTGAATTGAATCAACCGGACGAACAATTACTGGAATGGGCCGACCAAGCCTTGTATCGGGCGAAACAGAATGGCCGCAACAGAGTCGAAGTTCACGAGTCTAACTTACAGGAGAGTCAGAGTGTCTAGTTATCCCTACAGCCGCCCACGCCGCTTGCGCCGCACCGAGTTTTTCCGCCGCATGGTGGCCGAATCGCAACTGACCCCAGCCGATCTGATTTACCCCATGTTTGTGCTCGAAGGAAAGAATCGCTCAGAGTCAGTACCATCCATGCCGGGAGTAGAACGACTTTCCATCGACTTATTACTCAGGCAGGCCGAGCAACTCCTGGCTCTGGGAATACCCAGCATCGCCCTGTTTCCCGTCATTCCGTCAGACCTCAAGAACGACGCTGCGTCCGAAGCCTACAACAATGACGGCCTGGCTCAGAAGACCATTCGCGCGCTCAAAGAAACATTTCCTGAATTGGGGGTGATGTCTGATGTAGCGCTGGATCCCTTTACCTCCCATGGTCAGGATGGACTTATCGACGATGATGGTTATGTCCTCAATGACGCCACCATCGAGGTGTTGGAAAGGCAAGCCCTGAGCCACGCTCAGGCGGGAGCAGATATTCTGGGCCCATCCGACATGATGGATGGCCGCATCGGTGTATTACGGGAAACCTTAGAGACTGAGGGACATCACAACACCTGCATAATGTCTTATGCCGCCAAATATGCTTCCAGCTATTATGGTCCCTTCCGGGATGCTGTTGGCTCCGCTAATAACCTCAAAGGGGGCAATAAACGCAGTTACCAGATGGACCCGGCCAACAGCGAAGAAGCCCTGCGAGAGATTGCCATGGACATCGACGAAGGGGCAGATATGGTGATGGTCAAGCCTGGGATGCCTTATCTGGATGTGGTTCAACGCTGCAAAGCCGAGTTTGGGGTGCCGACTTTTGCCTATCAGGTCAGTGGTGAATACGCCATGCATCACGCCGCTTTTGCCAACGGTTGGCTGGAGAAAGACGCCGTCATATTAGAGTCACTGCTGGCCTTTAAGCGTGCCGGTGCCGATGGCATTCTCACCTATTTCGCCAAGGACGCCGCCGAGCTACTGGCCGACAATTAATGCACCGTCAGGCTCCAGCCCGCTTTGTGCTGGAGCCAGCATTCATTGGCCAGCTCCGCATCCAACAAAGGATGCTCTTTAAGCCACTGGGGGGGAAACCGCAGCTCAAGTTTTTGACCATCCAGCGTAATTTTAATCTCCGGCAACAAATCGTCCTTACGTCGCACCGACAGCACATGAGCCAGCCGCAACATACGACACATCAGCTTTAGCTTATCCGCCGTCTGCTGTTGGTAATTATCAAACAGACCCAGATCAATTTCCTGACGGTGATTAGCGACCAGGTCACGGATGCACTCCTGTTGCAGCTTGTTAAACCCTGGCATCGGCACGTGATTAAGAATGTAGCCTCCGTGACGGTGACTGTGCTTATAGCCAATGTGCAAGCCGATTTCGTGCAGGCATGAGGCCGCCCACAGCAATTCACTGACATCGGTGCCCAGTGCGCCTACTTCGCATCCATTTTGTCCGAGCTGCTGCCAGAGGTTCTCTGCTGTTTGCGCCACCCGCATGGCCTGATGTGTATCGATATGGAACTGGCGCATCAGGTTACCCAGCGTCTGTTCTCTGACGTTATCGTGTTGTATATTCTCCAGCATGCCGTAGATAAGCCCCTCACGCAGCGCTCCTCCGGCTATCTGCATTTGCTCAATCCCCAGCACCTCAAACAAGGCCGTGAGTATGGCCAGACCGCTGGGGAATACCGGACGACGGCTCTCTGCCAAGCCATCGATGGTTAATTGTTCCAGGCTGCCACAGTCGATGGCCTTATCGATAAATTCATGCAGATGGTGCAAACGAATGGCGTCATTGATGCCTTGGGATACCAGAATTTCAGTCACCGCCTGCGGTGTTCCCGAGGCCCCCAGGCATTGTTGCCACTGTGATTGGGTGAAGCGTTCAGCGACCGGCTCGATAACCATCTTGGCTGCTTTCATCGCCGCGTCGAAGTTGGCTCTGGTCAATACGCCTTCGGGGAAGTAGCGGGACAAATAGGTCACACAACCCAGCTCCAGGCTCACCAACTGCTCTGGCGTTTGCTCCTGTCCGAGAATCACCTCGGTGCTGGCACCGCCAATGTCAATCACCAGAGTCCGCCCCTGGTTGGCCGATGTATAGGCCACACCGAGGTAGATTTGACGAGCCTCTTCCTCACCGGAGATCACACGGATCTTGTGTCCCAGGATCTCATTGGCCTTGCGCACAAAAACTTCGGCATTGGTAGCCAGTCTCAGAGTCGCTGTAGCCACCACCTGGATGTGTTGCTGGGGAATATCTTTCAGGCGCTCGGCGAAGGTTTCGAGGCATTTCCAGCCCCGCTCCATGGCCAGTTCGTCCAACTCATTGTTGTCGTTCAGACCCGCCGCCAGGCGTACTTTCTGTTTAACCTTGCCAACAATGTGTACATGACCATGGCTGACCCTGACAATCAACAAGTGAAAGCTGTTGGAGCCTAAATCGACCGCCGCATAATACTGCTCCGGCCGAATGTCAGTGATCAGCGAGTCCGTACTCATCGATTGCTCTTTTTTGGATTCCGTGAACGCCCTTTATTGTAGTTTTTACCACTTTGCATACGCTTTTTATAGTGGGGCTTGGGCGGTGTCAAGTCGTCCAGCAACGCCGAGGCATCGTAATCACTCACAGGGATGGGATGGCGGATGTACTCCTCAATTGCCGGCAGGTTCAGTGCGTATTTTTCACAGGCAAAGCTGATGGCATGTCCACTCTTCCCCGCACGACCAGTCCGCCCGATGCGATGCACGTAGTCTTCTGCGTCATCGGGCAGATCGTAGTTAAACACATGAGTCACTTTTTCAATATGCAGGCCCCGGGCCGCCACATCTGTGGCCACCAGGATGTCCAACTTCCCTTTACTAAACTGATCCATAATGCTGAGGCGCTTTTTCTGCGGCACATCACCACTGAGCAAGCCCACACGGTGCTTGTCTGCTTTCAGCCAGTCATAAAGCTTTTCACAGGCGTGTTTCGTATTGGCAAAAACGATAGCCTTGTCCGGCCATTCCTCTTCCAACAGTGTTAGCAACAACAACATCTTGTCTTCGTTGGAAGGATAGAACAGCTCTTCCTGCACGCGGCTGGCGGTCATCTGCTGAGGCTCTATTTGCAAGTGAACAGGATCGTTCATGTGTTCATAAGCCAGTTCCTGCACCCTCATCGACAGGGTCGCCGAGAACAACATACTCAATCGTTTCGTAGCCTCAGGCATGCGACGGAATAAATAGCGGATGTCTTTAATGAAGCCCAAATCAAACATGCGATCCGCTTCGTCCAGCACCGCCACCTGAATATGTTCCAGTGAGAACAAGCCCTGCTTATAGTAATCGATGATACGGCCGGTCGTGCCGATGATGATATCTACCCCTTTTTCCAGCACTTCCCGTTGACTTTGATAGCCCTCACCACCATATATAAGGCCAAGCGATAAACCAGTGTGCTGGCTCAACATCTCGGCATCATTGAAGATCTGAACCGCCAGCTCGCGCGTAGGAGCCATGATAATAGCTCTGGGTTGATTGCCCGATGGATTTTCAGCTTTCAGAAGGTGGTGGAATGTCCCGGCAAGAAATGCGATAGTTTTACCGGTTCCGGTTTGTGCCTGTCCGGCCACATCTCGTCCTTCCACCATGGTAGGAATGCTGAGGGCCTGAATCGGCGTGCAATGTTGGAAGTTACTCTCACTGAGGGCCTTGACCACATCAGGATGCAGAGCCAATTCGGAGAAGTGAGTGTCAGTTAAATAAGTTGTTTGCATAGCTAATAGCTTATCTGTGCTTGCACTAGGTTTACGTTTTCGAGTACAAATTCCCGTTCCTGCCGACCAATGGGCAGCAAAAATTTTGGAGAATATTCAATGAGCGACAAAATAATCCAGTTATCTGACGACAGTTTTGAAGCCGACGTTATCAACTCAAGCACCCCTGTGCTGGTAGATTTCTGGGCTGAATGGTGTGGCCCCTGTAAAATGATCGCCCCCATTCTAGAGGATGTGGCGAACGAATTCGAAGGCAAATTAACAGTTGGTAAGCTGAATGTCGATCAAAATACCGACACGCCACCGAAATACGGCATCCGCGGCATCCCAACACTGCTGCTGTTTAAAGACGGTAGTGTCGCAGCCACTAAAGTAGGAGCCCTGTCTAAGGCTCAACTGACCGAGTTCTTAAACGAGAACCTGTAAGCGACACAGCCCGGCCCAGTGCCGGGCTTGTTTTTCCCTTTAGACCCGTAATTTCGCCGCTACTTAAGGTTTTTGATAAAAATCTAGACGCTAACCTGAATTGGTGCTAATTTAAGCGGTGTTCTCAGACGCTTATCGCCCTGAACACAAGTCCTACGCGTTTTCCGACGCATTCTGTTAATAAATCGCATAACGCAAAAAAGCAATAACAACATCTTGCGTGAGTAGCATAACGAGCACATTTTCAACCACTAAGACCCACCGATATGAACCTAACGGAACTAAAAACTAAGCCGATCAACGAACTCGTTGAGTTGGCACAAAACATGGGCCTCGAAAATATGGCCCGCGCCCGTAAACAAGATATCATCTTTGCCATCTTAAAGGCTCACGCCAAAAGCGGCGAAGACATTTTCGGCAACGGCGTATTAGAAATTCTGCAGGATGGCTTTGGCTTCCTGCGTTCGGCGGACTCGTCTTACTTAGCTGGCCCCGATGATATTTATGTGTCTCCCAGCCAGATCCGCCGCTTTAACCTGCGCACCGGCGATACCATTTCCGGCAAAATCCGCCCGCCCAAAGACAGTGAGCGTTACTTTGCCCTGTTGAAGATCAACGAAGTTAACTTCAATAAGCCGGAAAACTCTCGCAGCAAGATCCTGTTCGAAAACCTGACGCCGCTGCATGCCACCGAGCGTCTGAGAATGGAACGTGGTAACGGCAGTACCGAAGATATCACTGCCCGGGTTCTGGATCTGGCTTCCCCCTTTGGCCGCGGCCAGCGTGGCCTGATTGTGGCACCGCCGAAAGCCGGTAAGACCCTTCTGCTACAGAACATCGCCCAGTCCATCGCCGCCAATTATCCCGAATGCACCCTGATGGTGCTGTTGATTGACGAGCGTCCCGAGGAAGTGACTGAGATGCAACGCCTGGTTCAGGGCGAAGTCGTAGCTTCAACCTTCGATGAGCCTGCTAACCGCCACGTACAAGTGGCCGAGATGGTGATTGAAAAAGCCAAGCGCCTGGTGGAGCATAAGAAAGACGTCGTCATCCTGCTGGACTCGATTACTCGTCTGGCCCGCGCCTACAACACCGTCATTCCTTCATCTGGTAAGGTATTAACCGGTGGTGTGGATGCCAATGCTCTGCATAAACCCAAGCGTTTCTTTGGTGCAGCACGGAATGTGGAAGAAGGCGGCAGCCTGACCATTATTGCCACAGCCTTGATCGACACAGGCTCTAAGATGGACGAGGTTATCTACGAAGAGTTTAAAGGCACCGGTAACATGGAGCTGCATCTGCATCGTAAGATCGCCGAAAAACGCGTGTTCCCGGCTATCGACTTCAACCGTTCCGGCACCCGTCGCGAAGAGTTGCTGACCTCGCAGGAAGAGCTGCAGAAGATGTGGATCTTGCGCAAAATTGTGCATGACATGTCAGAAATCGACGCCATTGAGTTTTTGATCGATAAACTGTCCATGACCAAGACCAATGATGAGTTCTTCGACGCCATGCGGCGGCAAAAGAGCTAATCGCCGATTCCAGACGACAAACGCCCGCTGACAGCGGGCGTTTTTGTTTCCAAGTCCTTTGTTCTCCGGTGTATGCCGGCAACAAGGACCGGTGCTAAAGCTGTTTATACAGGCGGTTTATCAGTTGATCTTCCAGCTCCAGGCGAGTCTCTATGGCTTCTCCGAGAGCGGAGAGGTGTTTATCAAAACCATTGAGATTCTGCTCATCACTGATCGCAGCGTAGCTATCGTTGAAGCTGAGCGCCTTATCGGTGGTCGCACTAATAGCTGGATAGAGCTCGTCGGCCAAGGCCTTGCCTTTCTCCTGATCCTTACTGTTTTCCACTACTTTGTCATAAACCTCAAAGTGGCCCGCTGAGACATAATCCATCAATAATGAGCAGAAGTCTTCGATGCTTTGTGCATCCGGCAACGCCTGCGCATCGCGCTCAAAGGGCGGCAAACCGGCGAGGTGACAATATCTGACCAGCAACTCCTGACGCTCGTTCAGCCAGTTATCGATGGCCTGGTTGGCACCACCCCACTTCTGCTTGGCTTGTTCGTTCTTGGTTAGCATACGAATTCCTTACTTGCCCTGACTTACGCCAGAGACTCTATCGAAAAACCAGTATACCAAAGTTAGCCGCTGGCAAAACAGGTTCGACTCGGGTTAGGCTCTGGTCAGAGCCCTTTACAATATTGACCCTATGTTCCAGCTTCCTGAACCGAATCAAGACGCCTTCTGGTTTATTTTCAGCGGTAAAACCCTGTTGCAGCTTCGCCATCAGCCCGGTATGTTGCAGGCTCAATGGCAGGAACTGACCTTTCTGCATCATTACGCAGACCGGGTATTGCCACTGGAGCCCCACCAAGATACTCCGTGCTACATCGTGGATATGGGCCTTGAACAACCTGACCAGGACTTGTTGGAATCAGTCAGCCTCCGGCAAGCCCTAATGGCCGAACCCAAAGAAGCGTTCGGCGTTATGGCCCGCGCCTGGCAATTGACTCACTTTTACCGAACACATCGCTACTGCGGCCAGTGCGGTCAAGCCATGACACCGGTTAATTGGGAGTACGCCATGCATTGTCACCAATGCCAGCACCGCTGCTACCCCAGAGTATCCCCCTGCGTGATCGTCGCCATTACTAAGGGTGAGCAACTACTGTTAGCCCAGGGAGGCCGCCACAAAGACGGAATGATGTCGGTTCTGGCCGGTTTTGTGGAAAGCGGCGAGAGTCTGGAACAAGCTGTCCACCGAGAAGTCATGGAAGAAGTAGGCATCGAGATAACAAACCTGAACTATTTTCACAGCCAACCCTGGCCGTTCCCTCATTCATTAATGATGGGTTTTACCGCCGAACATGCCGGTGGTGAGATAAGAGTTGATGGCGAGGAAATCCTGCACGCCGACTGGTACGACATGGATGACCTACCCAACACGCCACCGAAATTGTCGATTGCCGGACGGCTGATCGAGCATGTGGTGAATAGGAATGTTCAAACAGGGACTTAGCAATTTACCAATGGCCGTGGGCCAGAATCAGGATCTGTTGGAGACCAACATAGACCTCCATGTCTGCCAGTCCCGTCACCCTGCCTTCCATTTAAGGGAATCCAACTTTAAGCACAAAAGTCCAGGCTTTGCACCCATGGTCCGTTAAAACACCCTGTGGCGGACAGGCGCCGGAAAAAGTGGGTTAATTATCACTGACGAGAATTAAGCGAAGACGAACAGGGATGTGAGTGTGAGCGACCCGCTTTTTGCAAGCCTGACCGACACGCTTAGGGGGTCCACGGGCCACCTTGGTCTTTTCCCCCATTTTTACTCGTATCGTCCTGATACTCGCCCTACGGGCCATCGTCGCTTTGCTCCGATGTTCACCGCTTTTCCAAAAAGCGGGTGTGAGCTGAAAAATGGGGCGGTGCGCCACGGATGGCGTATCGTATTAAGCAGGGAGGCTAATCCTGACATTTGCCCGTTCAATCACGGACATCACCGTACGCTAACACTGTCACCCTTCCATGGGGCGATATGCCAGCTCGGCCTTTTGCTTACAGCGTCCTGCCTCCAGCAAAAGCCCAGGTCGGGCATCCATTGCCCTCCCGCTCACCGCTTCATTGGCTGCGCGCCCTCGCCAATGACACGCGCGGTTCGCCCAAGGCCTCGCGTTCGCCGCTCTCGGCGTGACGTTAAGTCACCCCTCGTGCGCAAAGCGCACCGGACCGCCATGGATGTCGGAAATGCAGAAAACGCAGGAGCGGTTTTCTGTCGGCTCATTCCTGAACATCTCCCTCCAATTGCTCCTGCATTCGAGGGATACCATACGTCCTGCATATAAAAAAGCCTTACTCCGGGGAGTAAGGCCGTAATGACGTTAGCGTGGAGGTCCCGTGTTATCGGGCTTCTTTTTGTTTGGATTTTCACTAGCGCAACAGTTTTATAGCAGAGGGGTTACAAATTGCGCAAGTTATAATACCAATTCGTGCGGGCTTTTTTTCATTCAGCAAGATTAAAAGGGGCCCTGGCAAGGCAAGGTATCGATGGTTTAGTGGGGCTAAATCGAGGTGCCTTAACACAGTCAGAGTGCCTTTTAGGCTTGCCCAAAGGGAGCGGCCAGAAGGCCTTATCTCTGTGTTGGCGCTTCTTGACGTAGCTCCACTATGTCCGCGAAACCCCGCCTTGAACTAAGACCTTCTGACCCGCTCTGAGAGACCAAAAGCCCGCACGAATTGGTATAAAAAAATTGAAACATTTGCGTCATATCATCACATCCTGCCTGTTTACTGATAAAATGCGCTGCGTCTAGTGTCCCACTTTTAGGAAGTTTATGTCGTCTCTTAAAAACGATCGTTATCTGCGCGCCCTGTCAAAACAACCGGTGGATGTCACCCCGGTGTGGATGATGCGTCAGGCCGGGCGTTATTTGCCTGAATATCGCGAGGTGCGCGGTCAGGCTGGCGACTTTATGAGCCTGTGCCGCAACGCCGAACTGGCCTGTGAAGTGACTCTTCAGCCGCTGCGCCGTTTCGATCTGGATGCCGCCATCCTGTTTTCCGATATTCTGACCATTCCCGATGCCATGGGTCTGGGACTGTATTTCGAAAAAGGCGAAGGTCCTAAATTCGAACGGCCCTTGACTTCGATGGCTGAGATTGAGGCGCTGCCTAAGGTGGACCCAAACCAGGAACTGCAATATGTGATGAATGCAGTGTCCACCATCCGCAAAAACCTCAAAGGCGAAGTGCCGCTTATCGGTTTTTCCGGCAGCCCCTGGACCCTGGCGACCTATATGATCGAGGGAGGCTCCAGTAAGGCGTTTACCAAGATTAAGAAGATGGCCTTTGCCGAGCCCAAAGCCTTACATCTGCTGTTGGATAAACTGGCCGACGCGGTGATCGACTATCTTAACGCCCAGATCGAGGCGGGCGCTCAATCGGTGATGGTATTCGATACTTGGGGCGGGGTGCTGTCGCCCAGAGACTATAAAGACTTCTCACTGCAGTATATGCATAAGATTGTGCAGGGTCTGCACCGTGAGTACGAGGGACTGCGCATCCCGGTAACGCTGTTTACCAAAAACGGCGGTCAGTGGCTGGAAAGCATCGCCGCCACTGGTTGTGATGGCATCGGCCTGGACTGGACCACCAATATTGCCGACGCCAAAGCGCGAGTCGGTCATCTGGTCACTTTGCAGGGCAATATGGACCCTTCCATGCTTTACGCAACGCCCACACGCATCGAACATGAAGTGAAAACCATTCTGGCTGGCTTCGGTGAGGGCGAGGGCCACGTGTTTAACCTGGGTCATGGTATTCACCCCGACGTGCCACCGGAAAACGCCAAAACTTTTGTGGACGCGGTGCACAAATTTAGTCGCCCTTACCACCAGAAAGGCTAAGCGTCTCTGGGTAAGCCCTTCTCAATACTCCGGATCAGTCGCTGCTGCTGACGGCTGACCGGAGTCGCCTGATAACGACGACGTTCCTGCTGCGCCAATGCCCAGTCAATGTGCTCTCTCACGAGCTCACTGGATCGGGGCCGAGCCTGTTCCAGGGCTTCAGTAATGTCTATAGAATAAGAGGCATTCCCCAATGCCACCGCGATATTGCGCTGCCAGGACTCATGGCCGATACGCCGAATAGGCGAGCCCTGAGTCTTGCTCAGAAAGGTCTCTTCATCCCACGCAAACAAGTCCAAGAGTTCCTGCTGATGTAAATTCTGCCGGGGATGAAAATCGCCCTCATCGGTAAGCTGCCCATAGCGATTCCAGGGGCAGATAAGCTGGCAATCATCACAGCCGTAGATACGATTCCCCAATAAGGGCCGGTACTGCTCAGGAATTGCGCCCTTAAGTTCGATAGTCAGATAGGAAATGCATTTTCTGGCATCTACCACATAGGGTTCGACAATGGCCCCAGTCGGGCAGGCTGTCAGACAAGCGGTACAATTACCGCAGGCTTCTTCGACAGGCTGATCTACCGGCAAGGGCAAACTAATAAACAGTTCACCCAGAAAAAACCAGGAACCGGCGTCTTTACTGAGTGTCAGTGAGTGCTTACCGGTCCAGCCGATCCCGGCCTTCTCGGCAATGGCATGTTCCAAGACCGGCGCCGAATCAACGAACGGCCGAAAGTTTAATGCTTCACAGTGCTGCTGGATTTTCTGCCCCAGCTGCTTAAGACGCTTCCTTAACAGCTTATGATAATCCCGCCCCACCGCATAACGACTCACATAGCCTTTCTGCGGATCCTTTAAGGTCCTTGCAAAGCTGGCGTCGGGGGGTAGATAGTTCATACGCACACTCACCACCCGCACTGTTCCCGGCTCCAGCTCGGCCGGACGGGCGCGTTTCATGCCGTGTGCGGCCATATAATCCATCTCACCGTGCATCTGCCTGTCCAGCCAGGCTTGTAGGTGAGCTTCGTGCTGACTGAGATCCACA contains these protein-coding regions:
- the rsd gene encoding sigma D regulator, whose product is MLTKNEQAKQKWGGANQAIDNWLNERQELLVRYCHLAGLPPFERDAQALPDAQSIEDFCSLLMDYVSAGHFEVYDKVVENSKDQEKGKALADELYPAISATTDKALSFNDSYAAISDEQNLNGFDKHLSALGEAIETRLELEDQLINRLYKQL
- a CDS encoding guanosine-5'-triphosphate,3'-diphosphate pyrophosphatase, whose protein sequence is MSTDSLITDIRPEQYYAAVDLGSNSFHLLIVRVSHGHVHIVGKVKQKVRLAAGLNDNNELDELAMERGWKCLETFAERLKDIPQQHIQVVATATLRLATNAEVFVRKANEILGHKIRVISGEEEARQIYLGVAYTSANQGRTLVIDIGGASTEVILGQEQTPEQLVSLELGCVTYLSRYFPEGVLTRANFDAAMKAAKMVIEPVAERFTQSQWQQCLGASGTPQAVTEILVSQGINDAIRLHHLHEFIDKAIDCGSLEQLTIDGLAESRRPVFPSGLAILTALFEVLGIEQMQIAGGALREGLIYGMLENIQHDNVREQTLGNLMRQFHIDTHQAMRVAQTAENLWQQLGQNGCEVGALGTDVSELLWAASCLHEIGLHIGYKHSHRHGGYILNHVPMPGFNKLQQECIRDLVANHRQEIDLGLFDNYQQQTADKLKLMCRMLRLAHVLSVRRKDDLLPEIKITLDGQKLELRFPPQWLKEHPLLDAELANECWLQHKAGWSLTVH
- a CDS encoding sensor domain-containing diguanylate cyclase → MILNLNDRQFSRLWLGLTGSTFILFFIVATWQFSHTLSGGAQGKIIGQGVQVLKEPSQELSLEDIRQLPQQQWQNHSSTWLSFGISATPYWFRFELPYASQERILEVDYALTDELDVWLFDNKRLIAHYQTGDQKPFAERPINSVNFLFPIPPNANPVEVIIRADNQGAIRLPTKLWQSHEFISFKAEKSWLLGIFFGFIVAILISHLFMFVTTGNIGFFTYCGYLLFVLLTLITILGIGYKYLWPESVWWQKHASMVFANLALVFGVLFSRELLQVKTYRPRLDKGLKGLVILFLVSVLVSFWLPYPWVLQIFILLMITAVTTILITGISFWLKTPLPATRLYTMGWFIMLFCALLALADNMALIETSFRSLHLLMLGVTLEVILLSLSLAMSYRQKLLEVTQAKHRAMRLEQQRLAAEKQAHEALEYKVEERTLELEVALRELSEKNRELEEYTTKDALTGIRNRRHFDKKYLAEVRRSRRQRFPLSIVMVDIDHFKSVNDKHGHRVGDECLKQVAQMLARALNRPGDEVCRYGGEEFAMVLPDTDLDGARQLLESVRQSIAETPFKVQQDTLAMTISAGVSCAVCELNQPDEQLLEWADQALYRAKQNGRNRVEVHESNLQESQSV
- the hemB gene encoding porphobilinogen synthase — protein: MAATESKFTSLTYRRVRVSSYPYSRPRRLRRTEFFRRMVAESQLTPADLIYPMFVLEGKNRSESVPSMPGVERLSIDLLLRQAEQLLALGIPSIALFPVIPSDLKNDAASEAYNNDGLAQKTIRALKETFPELGVMSDVALDPFTSHGQDGLIDDDGYVLNDATIEVLERQALSHAQAGADILGPSDMMDGRIGVLRETLETEGHHNTCIMSYAAKYASSYYGPFRDAVGSANNLKGGNKRSYQMDPANSEEALREIAMDIDEGADMVMVKPGMPYLDVVQRCKAEFGVPTFAYQVSGEYAMHHAAFANGWLEKDAVILESLLAFKRAGADGILTYFAKDAAELLADN
- the trxA gene encoding thioredoxin TrxA, translating into MSDKIIQLSDDSFEADVINSSTPVLVDFWAEWCGPCKMIAPILEDVANEFEGKLTVGKLNVDQNTDTPPKYGIRGIPTLLLFKDGSVAATKVGALSKAQLTEFLNENL
- the rhlB gene encoding ATP-dependent RNA helicase RhlB, translating into MQTTYLTDTHFSELALHPDVVKALSESNFQHCTPIQALSIPTMVEGRDVAGQAQTGTGKTIAFLAGTFHHLLKAENPSGNQPRAIIMAPTRELAVQIFNDAEMLSQHTGLSLGLIYGGEGYQSQREVLEKGVDIIIGTTGRIIDYYKQGLFSLEHIQVAVLDEADRMFDLGFIKDIRYLFRRMPEATKRLSMLFSATLSMRVQELAYEHMNDPVHLQIEPQQMTASRVQEELFYPSNEDKMLLLLTLLEEEWPDKAIVFANTKHACEKLYDWLKADKHRVGLLSGDVPQKKRLSIMDQFSKGKLDILVATDVAARGLHIEKVTHVFNYDLPDDAEDYVHRIGRTGRAGKSGHAISFACEKYALNLPAIEEYIRHPIPVSDYDASALLDDLTPPKPHYKKRMQSGKNYNKGRSRNPKKSNR
- the rho gene encoding transcription termination factor Rho — its product is MNLTELKTKPINELVELAQNMGLENMARARKQDIIFAILKAHAKSGEDIFGNGVLEILQDGFGFLRSADSSYLAGPDDIYVSPSQIRRFNLRTGDTISGKIRPPKDSERYFALLKINEVNFNKPENSRSKILFENLTPLHATERLRMERGNGSTEDITARVLDLASPFGRGQRGLIVAPPKAGKTLLLQNIAQSIAANYPECTLMVLLIDERPEEVTEMQRLVQGEVVASTFDEPANRHVQVAEMVIEKAKRLVEHKKDVVILLDSITRLARAYNTVIPSSGKVLTGGVDANALHKPKRFFGAARNVEEGGSLTIIATALIDTGSKMDEVIYEEFKGTGNMELHLHRKIAEKRVFPAIDFNRSGTRREELLTSQEELQKMWILRKIVHDMSEIDAIEFLIDKLSMTKTNDEFFDAMRRQKS